The stretch of DNA ACGACGCGCGGTCCGTGCGGCGCGTCCTTCTGCACCTTCGGGCGCTCCGACGCCATCGCGACGACGAGCGGGCCGGCGAGGTCGCCCGCCCTCTTCTGCGGCGCCTCCTTCCACTCCGAGGCGCCGGCGACGTTCATCAGCCCGAACGCCTTGTTCGAGGTGAAGAGCAGATCGGAGGGGTTCGCGCTCCCCGGCTCCGACGCGCGGCGCAGCGAGCGCGCGAAGTGGAGGACGATCTTCGGCACGTCCCGCTTCTCGTCGCCGCGGGCGAGGGCGGCGGTGAGCGGGTGCTGCCGCGCCTGCGCGAAGAAGCGGATGCCGCCGGTGCCGGGCACCGACAAGGCAGGGTCCTCCTCGATTACGAGGTCGTCGTCGAGCGCGATGCCGAACGGCGAGAGCGCGCGATCGAGGTTCGTGCCGACGAGCCCCGTCTCGCTGTTGCCGGTGATCGGGCTCGTCGCGAGGAAGAGGTTCCCGCCCTCGAGGAGGTAGGTGCGGAGCCGCTCCGTCTCCTCTTTCGTCCACGCGCCGCGGAGCCCCGCGACGACGACGACCGCGCAGCCGGCGAACGGCGTCGCCTGGTCCGGCGCGCCGGGCTCGACGCGGTCGATCTCGTAGTTGTCCTTCACGAGGACGTCTTTGAGGAGGCCCGCGCCCTCCTGCCCCGGGTCCTCCGGGCTCATCTCGCCGTGGCCGGTCGTGAAGCAGAGCTTCGACTTCGACGAGCCGAGCACGCTCCGGATCGCGCCCGTCATCGCGCGCTCCTCCTTCGGCTTCACGCGCGTGTCGTCGCCAGTCTGCACCTCCACCATGTCGGCGGCGCCGAGGAACCAGTGGCGCTGGCCTCGCGCGACGACGACGATCGCGTCCGCGACGACGTGACCTTCCTCCGTGCGCCCGGTCTCGATCTTGAAGCGCTTCTTCACGTCCTCGAGCGCGACGACGTTGCGATCGGGATCGACGTAGTGGATGTCGAGCTTCGTCGTCTCCGCCTGGTACGCGACGAGGAGCTGCTTCACGCTCTGCTCGATCGGATCGGCGGGCCCGAGCAGGACCCAGATCTCGATCGGCTCGGAGAGCGAGCGCAGCGTCTCGAGCGTCGCGGGCGAGAGCGAGTAGCGCTGGTTCTTCGTCCAGTCCCAGCGCGTGAAGTGGCGCCCGCTGATCGCGTTCACGAGCACCGCGACGACGACGGCGAGCGCGACCGCGACGAGCTGCGAGAGGCGCTGCGGATCGACGCGCGGGAGCTTCATCCACGGCTTCATCCCCACCTCCACGCGTCGACCGCGCGCACGGTCGCGAAGAGCGGGACGACCGTGAGCGAGCCGTAGAACACGAGGCGGCGCGAGTCGACGACGCCGGACGCGAAGTCGTTCATGTGCGCCCAGATCGAGACGTGGGCGCAGACGTCGTG from Labilithrix sp. encodes:
- a CDS encoding Gldg family protein, whose product is MKPWMKLPRVDPQRLSQLVAVALAVVVAVLVNAISGRHFTRWDWTKNQRYSLSPATLETLRSLSEPIEIWVLLGPADPIEQSVKQLLVAYQAETTKLDIHYVDPDRNVVALEDVKKRFKIETGRTEEGHVVADAIVVVARGQRHWFLGAADMVEVQTGDDTRVKPKEERAMTGAIRSVLGSSKSKLCFTTGHGEMSPEDPGQEGAGLLKDVLVKDNYEIDRVEPGAPDQATPFAGCAVVVVAGLRGAWTKEETERLRTYLLEGGNLFLATSPITGNSETGLVGTNLDRALSPFGIALDDDLVIEEDPALSVPGTGGIRFFAQARQHPLTAALARGDEKRDVPKIVLHFARSLRRASEPGSANPSDLLFTSNKAFGLMNVAGASEWKEAPQKRAGDLAGPLVVAMASERPKVQKDAPHGPRVVVAGTASVLTSPTFREPLPLRGAALFTESAISWLASKPQVLDVPERASVSAGIRITEDDRAAVRRYVLFLMPGTVAVLGVFIALWRRRTEGAEAPAPAPTPTPTPKKKSKKR